One window of the Archaeoglobus sulfaticallidus PM70-1 genome contains the following:
- a CDS encoding XRE family transcriptional regulator: MRKSIKIKASPHLLKKLRENSGYTEEELASKLGVTTEKIVKVEKGEDSFTLTQIKKLADIYKVPLAAFFSKEVPDVPSLPDYRINREKKLNPEVFVAIRRAKYLSEEVRELSGKKSEIPSFPDNSPEELAIGFRKYLRIEIPKEKKAREILEFYKEVLENKLSILIMEYPLKADDVRAFCIFSDLAVIVLNESDEPSIKLFSLFHEVAHLLKRESGICSIDIEAERYDVERFCDKFAAEFLVPAEDLLTEAGSIKLTDERIKKLARLYGVSVQVMMLRMLELGKITRDRYQKFREEFDKSRLKKRKGGIRDWEMTYINRTGRLAVSEVSKAYRKKEISFYEAMRILDLKPKYAEKIIE; the protein is encoded by the coding sequence ATGAGAAAATCCATCAAGATTAAAGCTTCGCCACATCTATTGAAAAAACTTAGAGAAAATTCAGGATATACAGAAGAAGAACTGGCAAGCAAGCTTGGTGTGACAACTGAAAAAATTGTAAAGGTAGAAAAAGGTGAAGATAGTTTTACTTTAACCCAGATAAAGAAGCTTGCAGATATTTACAAAGTTCCTTTAGCAGCATTCTTTTCAAAAGAAGTTCCAGATGTCCCATCTCTTCCGGACTACAGAATCAACAGAGAGAAAAAATTGAACCCGGAGGTTTTTGTTGCAATAAGGAGAGCAAAGTATCTTTCGGAAGAGGTTAGGGAATTGAGCGGCAAGAAGAGTGAAATCCCGTCTTTTCCTGATAACTCTCCGGAAGAACTGGCAATAGGTTTCAGGAAATATTTAAGAATTGAAATTCCGAAAGAAAAAAAGGCAAGAGAAATACTCGAATTTTACAAAGAAGTTCTTGAGAACAAACTTAGTATTCTTATCATGGAGTATCCTCTTAAAGCTGATGATGTGAGAGCATTCTGTATATTCTCCGATCTTGCTGTGATAGTGCTCAACGAGAGTGACGAACCGTCGATAAAGCTCTTCTCCCTCTTTCATGAAGTTGCTCATTTGTTGAAAAGGGAAAGTGGGATTTGCTCGATAGACATTGAAGCTGAGAGATATGATGTTGAAAGGTTCTGTGATAAGTTCGCTGCAGAGTTTTTGGTTCCGGCTGAGGATCTATTAACAGAAGCTGGATCGATAAAGCTCACTGATGAGAGAATAAAGAAACTCGCCAGACTTTATGGAGTGAGTGTGCAGGTTATGATGCTAAGAATGCTTGAGCTCGGAAAGATAACGAGAGATAGGTATCAGAAGTTTAGAGAGGAATTTGACAAGTCAAGGCTCAAGAAGAGGAAAGGAGGTATCAGAGACTGGGAGATGACGTACATTAACAGGACTGGGAGGTTGGCAGTTTCTGAAGTTAGCAAGGCTTACAGGAAGAAGGAAATTAGTTTTTATGAGGCTATGAGAATTCTCGATTTAAAGCCGAAATATGCCGAAAAAATCATTGAGTGA
- a CDS encoding DUF365 domain-containing protein: protein MGEVVGVTYPIPRQYMNRFFKGKDVFVKPATVWKQLKPGIKFVFYQSHEDTGFVGEAKIKRIILQEDPMKFFEVYGDRIFLTKEELKEYIKSQERWKSGWKSRGKEKKKLWLAIELEDIKKYEKQSSQRGLCRFEGSI from the coding sequence ATGGGTGAAGTTGTAGGTGTAACCTATCCAATCCCCAGACAGTACATGAACAGGTTCTTTAAGGGTAAAGACGTATTTGTAAAACCAGCAACAGTCTGGAAGCAGCTCAAGCCGGGAATAAAGTTTGTATTCTACCAATCTCATGAAGATACGGGATTTGTTGGTGAAGCAAAGATAAAAAGAATAATACTGCAAGAAGATCCGATGAAGTTCTTTGAGGTTTACGGAGATAGAATTTTCTTAACTAAAGAAGAGCTGAAAGAATACATTAAATCTCAGGAACGCTGGAAATCTGGATGGAAAAGCAGAGGAAAGGAAAAGAAAAAACTATGGTTGGCTATTGAGCTTGAAGATATCAAGAAATACGAGAAACAGTCAAGCCAAAGAGGTTTGTGCCGGTTTGAGGGCAGTATTTGA
- a CDS encoding nucleotidyltransferase family protein, which yields MKNLEEVIQILKENDRILKERFKVKSIGVFGSVTRGEQKETSDIDIIVEFSEPVGWEIVDLKEFLEELLGVRVDVVTKNAAMRKPLLWKSIEREVVYV from the coding sequence ATGAAAAACCTCGAGGAGGTAATCCAGATACTGAAGGAGAACGATAGAATTCTGAAAGAGAGGTTTAAGGTTAAAAGTATAGGCGTATTTGGTTCTGTAACGAGGGGGGAGCAAAAGGAGACAAGCGATATTGACATCATAGTTGAATTTTCCGAACCTGTAGGCTGGGAAATAGTAGATTTGAAGGAATTTCTTGAAGAACTGCTTGGAGTTAGGGTTGATGTTGTGACGAAAAATGCTGCGATGAGAAAGCCATTGTTGTGGAAATCCATAGAAAGGGAGGTTGTTTATGTCTAA
- a CDS encoding DUF4411 family protein, with product MAQLKLEQVYVIDADALINIGRWYPRDMKIFEPIWAKLEELVDEELLISHYEVYREVSSGYDYISEWCKKHSRIFKDVDDEQISIFEKVREVYDKNYWDRNITNPNPWADPWIIALAVQNKAIIVTNENKEKPNRIPSVARAFGINSLKPIEFFKEIGIQ from the coding sequence ATGGCTCAGTTGAAGCTTGAGCAGGTGTATGTGATTGACGCAGACGCTTTAATTAATATTGGAAGGTGGTATCCTAGAGATATGAAGATTTTTGAGCCTATTTGGGCAAAGTTGGAGGAGCTTGTAGATGAGGAGCTTTTAATTTCCCACTATGAAGTTTACAGAGAAGTTTCATCAGGTTATGACTATATCTCTGAATGGTGCAAAAAGCATAGCAGAATTTTCAAGGATGTTGATGATGAGCAGATTTCTATTTTTGAAAAGGTAAGGGAGGTCTACGACAAAAATTACTGGGACAGGAATATTACCAATCCGAATCCATGGGCAGATCCTTGGATAATTGCTCTTGCTGTTCAAAATAAGGCTATAATCGTAACAAATGAAAATAAAGAAAAACCAAATAGAATTCCAAGTGTAGCAAGAGCTTTCGGGATAAATTCATTAAAGCCGATTGAGTTTTTCAAAGAGATTGGTATTCAGTAG
- a CDS encoding type II toxin-antitoxin system HicA family toxin: MTRKGEIYKKLKNNPKNVRFEDLCKAAELFGFKFRGGKGSHRVYVREGVKEILNFQNVKGKAKPYQVKQLLKVIEKYNLLEED; this comes from the coding sequence ATGACCAGAAAGGGTGAAATCTACAAGAAATTAAAAAACAACCCAAAGAACGTTCGATTCGAAGATCTCTGTAAAGCTGCAGAGCTTTTCGGTTTCAAATTTAGAGGTGGAAAGGGTAGTCACAGAGTGTATGTCAGAGAGGGAGTTAAAGAAATCCTGAACTTTCAGAATGTTAAAGGCAAAGCCAAGCCATATCAGGTAAAGCAACTTTTAAAAGTGATCGAGAAGTATAATTTGCTTGAGGAGGATTAA
- a CDS encoding thermonuclease family protein, with protein MLKETAEEYDDISDLQYLAVWGRKAEDSARELLEGKQVVIQTDERACLRDVYGRLLAYIYIDGKDFGCDNDSRGICKILLRG; from the coding sequence ATGCTGAAGGAAACAGCCGAAGAGTACGACGATATATCCGACCTGCAGTATCTTGCAGTCTGGGGAAGGAAGGCTGAGGACAGTGCGAGAGAGCTGCTTGAGGGTAAGCAGGTTGTCATTCAGACTGATGAAAGGGCATGTCTCAGGGATGTTTACGGCAGGCTCCTTGCATACATTTACATTGATGGCAAAGACTTCGGGTGCGATAATGATAGCAGAGGGATATGCAAGATACTACTGCGAGGCTGA
- a CDS encoding AN1-type zinc finger domain-containing protein, protein MARCDWCGKNTYLPYKCRYCGGFFCEDCRLPPNHDCKNIEDWKTPPAISQTGRSEGMYRYAKTHWIQAKRSRRSGKLKKIAAFIFVFLIGVLAYNVFEDSNTGYLDKIQVFREVAKISHLGETETSPTPVSEDGTEVSPSTPVSEEKTQSKNQLGTGEEIINKTVNQVLNYLNEERKKRELPPVELMQTGIAQFRAEDMIQRDYFGHYDPEGFPPFHYYTKMGGIYAMEENCGYYRVIGGSTRYNEIPDKVVDSVRRMIYNDSLSDWGHRDSLLDPGNNFVDIGVSWDSDEMVLVIHMIKKHVEWINPPEVENMLFSAAGKIDRNVEFYGVLVYYHPPPSKEFTNRHSYELGDVVAGVIPSPYYYKDVETWRPVKWRQTDHEFDISFRIKPVKGEGFYTVVIFVKNKSGLKHPYDPERNDYWSILDYTVYVKTEE, encoded by the coding sequence ATGGCCAGATGCGACTGGTGCGGTAAAAACACGTATTTGCCTTACAAATGCAGGTACTGCGGAGGTTTCTTCTGTGAGGATTGCAGACTGCCACCAAATCACGACTGTAAAAATATAGAAGACTGGAAGACTCCACCCGCAATCTCCCAGACCGGAAGGTCTGAAGGGATGTACAGGTACGCAAAAACTCACTGGATACAGGCAAAGAGATCCAGGAGATCCGGTAAGTTAAAGAAGATTGCAGCTTTTATTTTTGTCTTTCTGATAGGGGTTCTGGCCTACAACGTTTTTGAAGACAGCAACACAGGTTACCTTGACAAAATACAGGTTTTCAGAGAAGTAGCAAAAATTTCACACTTGGGGGAAACAGAAACGTCACCGACACCGGTATCTGAGGATGGAACAGAGGTTTCCCCATCAACACCCGTGTCTGAAGAGAAGACCCAGAGCAAAAATCAGCTAGGTACCGGAGAAGAGATAATCAACAAAACTGTTAACCAAGTTCTCAACTATTTAAATGAGGAAAGGAAGAAAAGGGAGTTACCGCCTGTCGAACTGATGCAGACGGGGATAGCACAGTTCAGGGCAGAAGACATGATACAGAGAGACTATTTTGGTCATTACGATCCTGAAGGATTCCCCCCTTTCCACTACTACACTAAAATGGGGGGCATATACGCAATGGAGGAGAACTGCGGCTATTACAGAGTCATTGGGGGAAGTACTCGCTATAATGAGATTCCAGATAAGGTTGTAGACTCTGTTAGAAGGATGATCTACAATGACTCCCTTTCAGACTGGGGTCACAGAGACTCTCTGCTGGATCCGGGCAACAATTTTGTGGATATTGGCGTTAGCTGGGATTCAGACGAAATGGTTCTGGTCATCCACATGATCAAAAAGCATGTTGAATGGATTAATCCTCCTGAAGTCGAGAACATGCTGTTTTCAGCTGCTGGAAAGATTGACAGGAATGTAGAATTCTACGGCGTCCTAGTGTACTACCATCCACCACCGAGCAAGGAATTCACGAACAGGCACAGCTACGAACTTGGGGATGTAGTTGCTGGAGTTATCCCGTCTCCGTACTACTACAAAGATGTGGAGACATGGAGACCGGTTAAGTGGAGACAGACAGATCACGAATTCGACATATCCTTCAGGATCAAGCCGGTTAAAGGGGAGGGGTTTTACACAGTTGTGATCTTCGTGAAAAACAAAAGCGGATTGAAACACCCGTATGATCCTGAGAGGAATGACTACTGGAGTATCTTGGACTATACCGTCTATGTCAAAACAGAAGAATGA
- a CDS encoding N-6 DNA methylase translates to MWILHLIYLLAPQRKNWLCHGKWSFICRRGGRRIRKAIVSYGIVACPHKLFYNVSLPVSLWFVRKEKPEYMKGKVLFVNAKDL, encoded by the coding sequence ATGTGGATTCTGCACCTCATCTATCTTCTTGCCCCCCAAAGGAAAAACTGGCTTTGTCATGGCAAATGGAGCTTTATCTGCCGGAGGGGTGGAAGGAGGATAAGGAAGGCCATAGTTAGTTATGGCATTGTTGCCTGCCCGCACAAGCTCTTCTATAATGTGTCACTTCCAGTCTCACTCTGGTTTGTAAGGAAAGAGAAACCGGAGTACATGAAGGGGAAAGTACTTTTCGTAAACGCCAAGGATCTCTAA
- a CDS encoding transposase: MTPSHVVEKINKGEMTEDEFRIIALEFDKVVSEKARGMFKTKEKYDDYIIEYYIVETMRFFFGFPPILFYAILRDHKELRETLNLKVLKTFSNYEEFRKKLQRIKVKINNIIKRNVAEKVDEIYGLDTTVATVDLNRLRQGKKIKGGIFDASFCFDSVRGVEVGYMVCTLLNLTNFSVVDVKIYPKNKAKKEIWDEMVITNLGTESGKIKVVIADAGFFAYNNILLPLNYRIIHVIKLKKNIDREELKRMVEGILTNVRWFDSRYNRILSSLLEDFEYIIKKTVEGIDRYEEFAEMRSKIELIFKELRQCSD; encoded by the coding sequence ATGACTCCAAGCCATGTGGTTGAGAAGATCAACAAAGGAGAGATGACAGAAGACGAATTCAGGATTATAGCTTTGGAATTTGATAAAGTCGTATCGGAAAAGGCAAGAGGAATGTTCAAAACGAAAGAGAAGTATGACGACTATATCATAGAGTATTATATTGTTGAAACAATGAGGTTCTTCTTCGGTTTCCCTCCAATTCTCTTTTACGCAATTCTTAGAGACCACAAAGAGCTGAGAGAAACTCTCAACCTTAAAGTGCTTAAAACATTCTCAAACTACGAAGAATTCAGGAAGAAACTGCAGAGAATAAAAGTAAAAATAAACAATATAATAAAGAGAAATGTTGCAGAAAAGGTTGATGAAATCTACGGACTGGATACTACAGTGGCAACAGTCGATTTAAACAGGCTAAGACAGGGAAAGAAGATCAAGGGTGGTATTTTCGATGCTTCATTCTGCTTTGATTCTGTCAGAGGAGTAGAGGTTGGCTATATGGTTTGTACTTTGCTCAATCTCACAAATTTCTCGGTTGTTGACGTTAAAATTTATCCGAAGAATAAAGCAAAAAAGGAGATCTGGGATGAGATGGTGATAACAAATCTTGGAACCGAAAGTGGTAAAATAAAGGTTGTAATAGCTGATGCCGGATTTTTCGCCTACAACAATATTTTATTGCCTCTAAACTACAGAATAATCCATGTAATAAAGCTGAAAAAGAACATAGACAGAGAAGAGCTGAAGAGGATGGTTGAAGGAATTCTTACTAACGTCAGGTGGTTTGACAGCAGGTACAACAGGATTTTAAGCTCTCTTCTTGAAGATTTCGAGTACATAATAAAAAAGACTGTTGAAGGGATTGATAGATATGAAGAGTTCGCTGAAATGAGAAGTAAAATAGAGCTAATCTTCAAAGAGCTAAGGCAATGTTCGGATTGA
- a CDS encoding EVE domain-containing protein, whose product MKYWLCITTEENWRVIKDKNIWGVPERHKSTIARVKPGDKLLIYLKQEREKKVLVPRIVAVYEAVSEVFRDSKKIFKTPAGMGNETFPLRIKLKPVRIFDEPVEFKPLIPKLKFVKNKKKWTGHLMGKAVREIPEEDYKLIVDSA is encoded by the coding sequence ATGAAGTATTGGCTCTGCATAACAACTGAAGAGAACTGGAGAGTGATCAAAGACAAAAACATCTGGGGTGTGCCGGAAAGGCATAAAAGCACAATTGCAAGGGTTAAACCTGGAGATAAACTTCTAATTTACCTCAAACAGGAGAGAGAAAAAAAAGTTTTAGTACCCCGAATTGTAGCTGTTTATGAAGCAGTATCAGAGGTTTTCAGAGACAGCAAGAAGATATTCAAAACCCCTGCAGGAATGGGCAACGAAACTTTCCCTCTGAGGATTAAACTAAAGCCAGTTAGAATCTTTGATGAGCCTGTTGAGTTCAAACCACTCATTCCAAAGCTAAAATTCGTCAAAAACAAAAAGAAGTGGACGGGACACTTAATGGGGAAGGCAGTGAGGGAGATTCCTGAGGAGGACTATAAACTCATAGTGGATTCGGCATGA
- a CDS encoding Eco57I restriction-modification methylase domain-containing protein, whose translation MKNNKEIKKRYGQYFTPSYVADFMVSLISKPKNTLILDPCAGTGIFPISLRKAGFKNIVAYEIDETLPNHSEIEILRRDFLKLKPNEQFDVIIGNPPYVRWRNIPTEWKELFKKSKYWSAIMNGLSDLTYAFIYHSINMLKENGELIFITPVFWTQTVHGARLRDYLTKYGHVEVLINLNEMKIFKEVSSTIIIFKYIKKKVEKPIKIINLHTKDKLTVNHLKKVKLLIETLKGEESYIQEGVYKAFVHEQFRDGDPWKPVPKIQINPLFSFEYSPILHFRRISLLGSLADIGNGMVSGLDKAFSLENIDIKKLTPEEREKIIYVYKARNLDRLIPKTDPVPYLFVNDINDEEIFKELYPNFYNKLISFKEKLLKRYNYGIEIPWWHWVFLRNKHLLEKYNEKIFVPSKERYDSKGYFRFAYVEGPYYATQDVTTICIKNTVREGIKYILALLNSEPYQEYILYKGFSRGGVFDFSERPLADIPIVRIDWNNSKEVKLYNDIVAIVDTIIMNKSYNRYIDELNQLVDKLLQITLN comes from the coding sequence ATGAAAAACAACAAAGAGATTAAAAAAAGATATGGACAATATTTCACTCCATCTTATGTTGCCGATTTTATGGTATCGCTTATATCTAAACCAAAAAATACACTAATTTTAGATCCTTGTGCTGGCACAGGAATATTTCCTATCTCATTACGCAAAGCAGGTTTTAAAAATATAGTAGCATACGAAATAGATGAAACTCTTCCAAACCATTCTGAAATCGAAATACTTCGAAGAGATTTCCTTAAGCTAAAACCCAATGAACAGTTCGATGTTATTATAGGAAATCCACCCTATGTTCGATGGAGGAACATACCCACTGAATGGAAAGAGTTGTTTAAAAAATCAAAATATTGGTCTGCTATAATGAACGGATTATCTGACCTTACATATGCCTTTATATATCACAGTATTAACATGCTAAAAGAGAATGGCGAACTTATTTTTATTACACCAGTATTTTGGACTCAGACTGTCCATGGAGCTAGATTGAGGGACTATCTCACCAAATATGGTCATGTTGAAGTCCTTATAAATCTTAATGAGATGAAAATATTCAAAGAAGTATCTTCAACCATTATTATATTCAAATACATAAAAAAGAAAGTTGAAAAACCTATAAAAATTATAAATCTCCACACAAAAGATAAACTTACAGTAAATCATCTGAAAAAGGTCAAACTACTCATCGAAACACTTAAAGGTGAAGAAAGTTACATCCAAGAAGGAGTATACAAAGCATTTGTTCATGAACAGTTTAGAGATGGCGACCCTTGGAAACCGGTGCCTAAGATACAGATAAATCCATTATTTAGCTTTGAGTATTCTCCTATCCTACACTTTAGAAGGATTTCATTATTAGGATCTCTGGCAGACATAGGCAATGGCATGGTTAGTGGTCTCGATAAGGCATTTTCATTAGAAAATATAGACATTAAAAAACTAACGCCAGAAGAAAGAGAAAAAATAATATATGTTTATAAAGCTCGTAACTTAGATAGATTAATACCAAAAACAGATCCAGTACCTTATTTATTTGTCAATGATATAAATGATGAAGAAATTTTTAAAGAACTTTATCCTAATTTTTACAATAAATTAATAAGCTTTAAAGAAAAACTACTTAAAAGATATAATTACGGTATTGAGATTCCTTGGTGGCATTGGGTATTCTTGAGAAATAAACATTTACTTGAAAAATACAATGAGAAAATCTTTGTACCAAGCAAAGAGAGATATGACTCTAAAGGGTATTTCCGCTTCGCGTACGTGGAGGGACCATATTATGCAACACAGGATGTTACAACAATCTGCATTAAAAATACTGTGAGAGAAGGAATAAAATATATACTGGCTCTTCTAAACTCAGAACCTTATCAAGAATATATATTATATAAAGGCTTTTCTCGTGGAGGGGTTTTTGACTTCTCAGAAAGACCTCTTGCGGATATACCAATAGTGAGGATAGACTGGAACAACTCAAAAGAAGTAAAACTTTATAATGATATCGTGGCCATTGTCGATACCATAATTATGAATAAAAGTTATAATAGATATATAGATGAACTTAATCAGCTAGTTGATAAATTATTACAGATAACACTAAATTAA
- a CDS encoding HincII family type II restriction endonuclease yields MNLLEIRRMVESCLSTAKGQVVNDVAIMSRASGSASGLPFEEWTKNKLNECGFKTFLQEEYLLEVVRELKEKGHSNSQIERIIRDTWWGTSNYMISRNQLNHAFNQHALNQNDPPAYQQSIADIILFYGNDLVDNINDIVAINVKSHNLDRPSRDPNIISAKRIIDYMKDILETKPSIIDKVNLWFIGIYYRQSSGYASIEEIYIKDFFRLDVKKIPTINFDAAIQIQWHVKDMVELESQDKLTFIESLAEEFNKRWVEFVDRRTASIEETLNTLRTLIKKYRNKKTLFDYMV; encoded by the coding sequence ATGAATTTACTAGAAATTAGAAGAATGGTAGAATCCTGCTTAAGCACTGCGAAAGGTCAAGTGGTAAATGACGTGGCTATAATGTCAAGAGCTAGTGGAAGTGCTAGTGGTCTACCCTTCGAGGAATGGACTAAAAATAAGCTTAATGAGTGTGGTTTTAAAACGTTTCTCCAAGAGGAATATCTTTTAGAAGTGGTTCGCGAACTCAAAGAAAAAGGGCATAGCAATTCACAAATTGAGAGGATTATAAGAGATACTTGGTGGGGGACTAGTAACTACATGATTTCCAGAAATCAGTTAAATCATGCTTTTAACCAGCATGCTCTTAACCAGAACGATCCACCCGCTTATCAACAGAGTATAGCCGACATAATTTTGTTCTATGGTAACGATTTGGTAGACAATATAAATGATATAGTAGCGATAAATGTAAAATCGCATAATTTAGATCGACCAAGTAGAGACCCCAATATAATTTCAGCAAAAAGGATAATAGATTATATGAAAGACATACTTGAGACTAAACCAAGTATTATAGATAAAGTTAATCTTTGGTTCATTGGTATTTACTACCGTCAATCAAGTGGTTATGCTTCTATTGAAGAAATATACATAAAAGATTTTTTCAGATTGGATGTTAAAAAGATTCCAACAATAAATTTTGATGCAGCCATTCAGATCCAATGGCACGTAAAAGATATGGTTGAGTTGGAGAGTCAAGATAAACTAACATTCATCGAATCGTTAGCTGAAGAATTTAACAAGAGGTGGGTTGAGTTTGTTGATAGGAGGACTGCCTCGATAGAAGAAACTTTAAACACACTAAGAACCCTCATAAAAAAATACAGAAATAAAAAAACATTATTTGATTATATGGTTTGA
- a CDS encoding type II toxin-antitoxin system HicB family antitoxin — translation MYRYTIEIFYSEEDEGYIAVVPELPGCSAFGDTEEEALKEIKTAIELWIETAKKEGREIPKPMGKELLKAVMENIKARVV, via the coding sequence ATGTACAGATACACGATTGAAATCTTCTACAGCGAGGAGGATGAAGGGTACATCGCTGTTGTGCCAGAACTACCGGGATGTTCTGCTTTTGGTGATACAGAAGAAGAAGCTCTAAAGGAAATCAAGACCGCAATCGAGCTGTGGATTGAAACCGCCAAGAAAGAAGGAAGGGAGATTCCAAAACCAATGGGTAAGGAATTGCTTAAGGCCGTTATGGAAAATATAAAGGCCCGGGTGGTTTGA
- a CDS encoding N-6 DNA methylase, with product MDKFRLFEDGELDEIDEVGFAKVVTIEEIAKNGYVLTPGRYARVRLDLDDESFDEKMRVYSEELSKLLKEEEELAEKARGVFEALGYRLEV from the coding sequence GTGGATAAGTTCAGGCTTTTTGAGGATGGAGAGCTGGATGAGATAGATGAGGTGGGATTTGCTAAGGTTGTGACAATAGAGGAAATAGCCAAGAATGGCTACGTTCTCACTCCGGGAAGATATGCCAGAGTTAGGCTTGACTTAGATGATGAGAGCTTTGACGAAAAGATGAGGGTTTACAGTGAAGAACTTTCAAAACTGTTGAAAGAGGAGGAGGAGCTGGCAGAGAAAGCTAGAGGAGTTTTTGAGGCATTAGGATATAGATTAGAGGTGTAA
- a CDS encoding transposase, whose translation MIGMRLPVIPVKGDEKWELLSKIIDKLENRETKKALARNKITPVNKAIEFLKIIILAMFFELEISYAVSEVNRRYELRKFLRIEDEVKLNSVYNFTSKFKAEQFINFVFSILNVNSKRMRKKPSLLILDWTDISLDLNPFRKRDLKNKPYKWGYSTKGFFLGMKMMILIDYKTLTPLFFHVYPANVHESRIYPLILEMLKRKKLIRFGDAIIMDRGFYGYKNYLIGIRYGIIPLILPRVNFRYRRLEGLISYPLFIFNSKNIEKEKRRYRKLVKKLFKGLKMNLKTLRAIVEDVIKLGKEAYSLKRLHCYDYEPVIKRACFSVLLTGMTVGMGFRKKRVIQKLSEW comes from the coding sequence GTGATTGGAATGAGATTACCAGTTATTCCAGTAAAAGGAGATGAGAAATGGGAGCTTCTATCGAAAATCATAGATAAGCTGGAAAATAGAGAAACTAAGAAAGCTTTGGCAAGGAATAAGATAACTCCCGTCAATAAAGCGATAGAATTCCTCAAAATCATAATTCTGGCAATGTTTTTTGAACTAGAAATTTCTTATGCCGTTAGCGAAGTAAACAGGCGTTATGAACTCAGAAAGTTCTTGAGGATAGAAGATGAGGTTAAATTAAATTCAGTCTACAATTTTACGTCAAAATTCAAAGCAGAGCAATTTATAAACTTTGTTTTCTCAATTCTCAACGTTAATTCAAAGAGAATGAGGAAGAAACCCTCTTTGCTAATATTAGACTGGACAGATATAAGCCTTGACCTGAATCCTTTCAGAAAGAGGGATTTAAAGAATAAACCGTACAAATGGGGCTATTCAACCAAGGGATTCTTTCTGGGCATGAAGATGATGATCCTAATTGATTACAAAACTCTAACACCTTTGTTCTTCCACGTCTATCCAGCTAACGTTCACGAAAGCAGGATTTATCCTTTAATTTTAGAAATGCTGAAGAGGAAGAAGCTTATCAGGTTTGGAGACGCTATAATCATGGACAGAGGGTTTTACGGGTATAAGAACTATCTGATTGGAATAAGATACGGTATCATTCCTTTAATACTTCCAAGAGTTAATTTCAGATATAGAAGGCTTGAAGGGTTAATAAGCTATCCTCTGTTTATCTTTAACTCAAAGAACATAGAAAAGGAGAAGAGAAGGTATAGGAAACTTGTTAAGAAGCTATTTAAAGGATTGAAGATGAATCTGAAGACTTTGAGAGCGATAGTAGAGGACGTAATCAAATTGGGGAAAGAAGCTTACAGTTTGAAGAGATTGCACTGTTATGATTACGAGCCTGTGATAAAGAGAGCTTGTTTTTCTGTCCTTCTCACAGGGATGACTGTTGGTATGGGATTCAGGAAGAAGAGGGTTATCCAGAAATTATCTGAGTGGTGA